The following coding sequences are from one Streptomyces sp. NBC_01294 window:
- a CDS encoding S-methyl-5'-thioadenosine phosphorylase, whose product MVNAEIGVIGGSGFYSFMEDVSEIQVETPYGPPSDSLYVGELAGRQVAFLPRHGRSHTVPPHKINYRANLWALRSVGVRQVLGPCAVGGLRTEYGPGTLLVPDQLVDRTKSRVQTFFDGEPLPDGAVPNVVHTTFADPYCPVGRSVAIAAARGRDWEPVDGGTMVVIEGPRFSTRAESQWHAAAGWSVVGMTGHPEAILARELGLCYTSMALVTDLDAGAETGEGVSHTEVLKVFGENVGRLREVLFDAVAALPPTESRACLCTHAHDGWDLGIELP is encoded by the coding sequence ATGGTGAACGCAGAGATCGGTGTCATCGGCGGCTCGGGCTTCTACTCCTTCATGGAGGACGTCTCCGAGATCCAGGTGGAGACCCCGTACGGGCCCCCGAGCGACTCCCTGTACGTGGGCGAGCTGGCCGGCCGCCAGGTGGCCTTCCTGCCCCGGCACGGACGCAGCCACACCGTCCCGCCGCACAAGATCAACTACCGGGCGAACCTGTGGGCGCTGCGCTCGGTCGGCGTCCGCCAGGTGCTGGGCCCGTGCGCGGTCGGCGGTCTGCGGACCGAGTACGGACCGGGCACGCTGCTCGTCCCCGACCAGCTGGTCGACCGTACGAAGTCGCGCGTGCAGACCTTCTTCGACGGGGAGCCGCTGCCGGACGGGGCGGTTCCCAACGTCGTGCACACCACCTTCGCCGACCCGTACTGCCCGGTGGGCCGGTCGGTGGCGATCGCGGCGGCCCGGGGCCGGGACTGGGAGCCGGTGGACGGCGGCACCATGGTCGTCATCGAGGGGCCGCGCTTCTCGACGCGGGCGGAGTCGCAGTGGCACGCGGCGGCGGGCTGGTCGGTCGTCGGCATGACCGGGCACCCCGAGGCGATCCTCGCGCGCGAGCTGGGGCTCTGCTACACCTCGATGGCCCTGGTCACGGACCTGGACGCGGGCGCCGAGACGGGCGAGGGCGTCTCCCACACCGAGGTCCTGAAGGTGTTCGGCGAGAACGTCGGCCGGCTGCGCGAGGTCCTCTTCGACGCGGTGGCGGCCCTGCCGCCGACGGAGTCCCGCGCCTGCCTGTGCACGCACGCGCACGACGGCTGGGACCTGGGCATCGAGCTTCCCTGA
- a CDS encoding penicillin acylase family protein encodes MPANETAPPVKKKGRRARLIVLVLVLALLAGLGYGAYWSVDSVRASFPQTTGSLKVPGLTGSVEVKRDAHGIPQLYADNDDDLFRAQGFVHAQDRFWEMDVRRHMTSGRLSEMFGSGQVEADAFLRTLGWRQVAEEEYANKLSAETKKYLQAYADGVNAYLKGKSGKDLSVEHAALKLSGDYQPEQWSPVDSVAWLKAMAWDLRGNMQDEIDRALMSTKLSQQQIDELYPPYPFDRNKPVVEGGKVEGGKYTPQGTGGSGSAGSGSGSGSGSGTGTGSGGAALGSQASTGTGTAGTATGLAGNATAQGATVGLRTQLSALSDTLDRVPAILGPNGSGIGSNSWVISGKYTTTGKPLLANDPHLSPQLPSVWYQMGLHCRTVSPQCQYDVAGYTFSGMPGVVIGHNADIAWGMTNLGADVTDLYLEQVKPEGYVYDNKVLPFTTREEVIKVAGGASKKITVRITNNGPLVSDRSEELGTVGDRAPVASSAPDRGDGYAIALRWTALDPGKSMDAVFKLDRAKTFEDFRKAAADFEVPSQNLIYADNKNTNGNIGYQAPGRIPVRGQGDGRMPAPGWDSKYAWKGGRDSNAGYIPQNELPWDQNPSRGYIVTANQAVAEGGSGAGKYPHLLTTDWGYGARSQRINDLIEAKIKDGGKISTDDMRTMQMDNSSEIAALLTPMLAKIEVSDPGVRAAQKLLDGWNYTQEPDSAAAAYFNAVWRNILKLSFGDKMPKELRIEGSCMNVLGNGTGPADDLAKTVRECGTRDADSAQPDGGDRWFEVVRRLVKDEKSQWWSVPAKGLNKPATTTRDELFARAMADARWELTAKLGKDQSTWSWGRLHQLTLKNQTIGTEGPGFMQWLLNRGPWDLGGGEATVNATGWNASSGYGVTWVPSMRMVVNLNELDKSRWINLTGASGHAYNAHYTDQTTMWAKGELLEWPFGKDAVDKATVDTLTLMPERS; translated from the coding sequence ATGCCCGCCAACGAAACCGCTCCTCCCGTCAAGAAGAAGGGACGACGCGCCCGTCTGATCGTGCTCGTGCTGGTCCTGGCGCTCCTCGCGGGCCTGGGCTACGGGGCGTACTGGAGCGTGGACAGCGTGCGCGCCTCCTTCCCCCAGACGACCGGCTCCCTCAAGGTGCCGGGCCTGACCGGAAGCGTCGAAGTCAAGCGCGACGCCCACGGCATTCCCCAGCTCTACGCCGACAACGACGACGACCTCTTCCGCGCGCAGGGCTTCGTGCACGCGCAGGACCGGTTCTGGGAGATGGACGTCCGCCGGCACATGACCTCCGGGCGGCTCTCGGAGATGTTCGGCTCCGGCCAGGTCGAGGCCGACGCCTTCCTGCGCACGCTGGGCTGGCGCCAGGTCGCGGAGGAGGAGTACGCCAACAAGCTCTCGGCCGAGACGAAGAAGTACCTGCAGGCCTACGCCGATGGGGTCAACGCCTACCTCAAGGGCAAGTCCGGCAAGGACCTCTCCGTCGAGCACGCCGCCCTCAAGCTCAGCGGCGACTACCAGCCCGAGCAGTGGTCCCCGGTGGACTCCGTGGCCTGGCTCAAGGCGATGGCCTGGGACCTGCGCGGCAACATGCAGGACGAGATCGACCGCGCGCTGATGTCGACCAAGCTCTCGCAGCAGCAGATCGACGAGCTCTACCCGCCGTACCCCTTCGACCGGAACAAGCCGGTCGTCGAGGGCGGCAAGGTCGAGGGCGGCAAGTACACCCCCCAGGGCACCGGCGGCTCCGGCTCCGCGGGCAGCGGATCGGGCAGCGGCAGCGGATCCGGCACCGGCACCGGCTCGGGCGGCGCCGCCCTCGGCTCCCAGGCCTCCACGGGCACGGGCACCGCCGGCACCGCCACCGGCCTCGCCGGCAACGCCACCGCCCAGGGTGCGACCGTGGGCCTGCGGACCCAGCTGTCGGCCCTCTCCGACACCCTGGACCGGGTCCCCGCGATCCTCGGCCCCAACGGCAGCGGCATCGGCTCGAACTCCTGGGTGATCTCGGGCAAGTACACGACCACCGGCAAGCCGCTGCTCGCGAACGACCCGCACCTGTCCCCGCAGCTGCCCTCGGTCTGGTACCAGATGGGCCTGCACTGCCGCACGGTCTCGCCCCAGTGCCAGTACGACGTGGCCGGCTACACCTTCTCGGGCATGCCCGGCGTGGTCATCGGCCACAACGCCGACATCGCCTGGGGCATGACCAACCTCGGCGCCGACGTCACCGACCTCTACCTGGAGCAGGTCAAGCCCGAGGGCTACGTCTACGACAACAAGGTGCTCCCCTTCACCACGCGTGAAGAGGTCATCAAGGTCGCGGGCGGCGCCAGCAAGAAGATCACCGTCCGCATCACCAACAACGGTCCGCTCGTCTCCGACCGAAGTGAGGAGCTCGGCACGGTCGGCGACCGCGCCCCCGTGGCCAGCTCCGCCCCCGACCGCGGCGACGGCTACGCCATCGCCCTGCGCTGGACCGCGCTGGACCCGGGCAAGTCCATGGACGCGGTCTTCAAGCTCGACCGTGCCAAGACCTTCGAGGACTTCCGCAAGGCGGCCGCCGACTTCGAGGTCCCCTCGCAGAACCTGATCTACGCCGACAACAAGAACACCAACGGCAACATCGGCTACCAGGCCCCGGGCCGCATCCCGGTGCGCGGCCAGGGCGACGGCAGGATGCCCGCCCCCGGCTGGGACTCCAAGTACGCCTGGAAGGGCGGCCGGGACAGCAATGCGGGCTACATCCCGCAGAACGAGCTGCCCTGGGACCAGAACCCGTCGCGCGGCTACATCGTCACCGCCAACCAGGCCGTCGCGGAGGGCGGGAGCGGCGCGGGCAAGTACCCGCACCTGCTGACCACGGACTGGGGATACGGCGCACGCAGCCAGCGGATCAACGACCTCATCGAGGCAAAGATCAAGGACGGCGGCAAGATCTCGACCGACGACATGCGCACCATGCAGATGGACAACAGCAGCGAGATCGCCGCGCTGCTGACCCCGATGCTGGCGAAGATCGAGGTCTCGGACCCGGGTGTGCGCGCCGCCCAGAAGCTGCTGGACGGCTGGAACTACACGCAGGAGCCCGACTCGGCGGCCGCCGCCTACTTCAACGCGGTCTGGCGCAACATCCTCAAGCTGTCCTTCGGCGACAAGATGCCCAAGGAGCTGCGGATCGAGGGCAGCTGCATGAACGTCCTGGGCAACGGCACCGGTCCGGCCGACGACCTCGCCAAGACGGTCCGCGAGTGCGGCACCCGCGACGCCGACTCGGCGCAGCCCGACGGCGGCGACCGCTGGTTCGAGGTGGTCCGCCGCCTGGTCAAGGACGAGAAGTCGCAGTGGTGGAGCGTGCCGGCCAAGGGCCTGAACAAGCCGGCCACCACCACCCGTGACGAGCTGTTCGCGCGGGCCATGGCCGACGCCCGCTGGGAGCTGACCGCCAAGCTCGGCAAGGACCAGTCCACCTGGAGCTGGGGCCGCCTGCACCAGCTGACGCTGAAGAACCAGACGATCGGCACCGAGGGCCCCGGCTTCATGCAGTGGCTCCTCAACCGCGGCCCGTGGGACCTGGGCGGCGGCGAGGCCACGGTCAACGCGACCGGCTGGAACGCCTCCAGCGGGTACGGGGTCACCTGGGTGCCCTCGATGCGGATGGTCGTGAACCTCAACGAGCTCGACAAGTCGCGCTGGATCAACCTGACGGGCGCCTCCGGGCACGCGTACAACGCGCACTACACGGACCAGACGACGATGTGGGCCAAGGGTGAGCTGCTGGAGTGGCCCTTCGGCAAGGACGCCGTCGACAAGGCCACCGTCGACACCCTGACCCTCATGCCCGAGCGGTCCTAG
- the pyrF gene encoding orotidine-5'-phosphate decarboxylase: MNTDFPCADRKVIVALDFDDRRAAEELVERLGDACGFYKIGLELLTAAGPGLARDLVERGHEVFLDLKLFEIPNSVAGAVRAAGALGASMVTVHGMGGTGIMSAAVEAAREFPRLRVLALTVVTSMTAGDLADIGIEADTEEQVLRLARLAVGAGCDGVIASPREAGVLRELLGPDRLIVTPGVTLGPDVPAGGAAGGSAGGSVGGPAGGPVGGSAGGHARAGTPQAAFAAGASHVVVGRSIARAADPVAALRRARAAGNSCG; this comes from the coding sequence GTGAACACGGACTTCCCCTGCGCCGACCGCAAGGTCATCGTCGCCCTCGACTTCGACGACCGCCGGGCCGCCGAGGAGCTCGTCGAGCGCCTCGGCGACGCGTGCGGCTTCTACAAGATCGGCCTGGAGCTGCTGACCGCGGCGGGCCCCGGGCTCGCGCGCGACCTCGTCGAGCGGGGCCACGAGGTCTTCCTCGACCTGAAGCTCTTCGAGATCCCGAACTCCGTCGCCGGCGCCGTCCGCGCCGCCGGCGCCCTGGGCGCATCCATGGTGACGGTGCACGGCATGGGCGGTACGGGGATCATGTCCGCGGCGGTCGAGGCGGCGCGGGAGTTCCCGCGGTTGCGGGTGCTCGCGCTGACGGTCGTCACCAGCATGACCGCCGGCGACCTCGCGGACATCGGCATCGAGGCGGACACCGAGGAGCAGGTGCTGCGGCTGGCCCGGCTGGCGGTGGGCGCGGGATGCGACGGGGTCATCGCCTCGCCGCGGGAGGCCGGGGTGCTGCGCGAGCTGCTGGGGCCGGACCGGCTGATCGTGACGCCGGGGGTGACGCTGGGGCCGGACGTGCCGGCGGGTGGAGCGGCAGGCGGATCGGCCGGTGGCTCGGTAGGGGGCCCTGCGGGCGGCCCTGTGGGCGGCTCGGCGGGCGGGCATGCGCGGGCGGGGACGCCCCAGGCCGCCTTCGCGGCCGGGGCCTCGCACGTCGTGGTGGGCCGGTCGATCGCGAGGGCCGCGGACCCGGTGGCCGCGCTGCGGCGGGCGCGGGCTGCGGGTAACTCCTGCGGGTGA
- a CDS encoding potassium/proton antiporter, whose amino-acid sequence MLVCSLVLLVAVAAVRVSSRSGLPSLLIYLGIGIAIGQDGIGNVVFDNAELTQVIGYAALVVILAEGGLGTKWKEIKPALPAAIMLSLVGVAISVGVTAAGAHYLVGLEWRQALLIGAVVSSTDAAAVFSVLRKVPLPSRITGVLEAESGFNDAPVVILVVAFATVGPVDDWYVLLGKIALELAIGVAIGLTVGFLGAYGLRHVALPASGLYPIAVMAIAITAYAAGAMAHGSGFLAVYLAAMVLGNAKLPHWPATRGFADGLGWIAQIGMFVLLGLLVTPHELVHDFWPAVVIGLVLTMVARPLEVFVSLLPFRIPWQEQALMSWAGLRGAVPIILATIPMVSGIEGSERVFNIVFVLVVVYTLVQGPTLPWLARKLNLGKGEETASDLGIESAPLEKLRGHLLSFEIPPTSRMHGVEVSELRLPPGASVTLVVRDAKSFVPLPSTVLRRGDELLVVATDPVRDAAEARLRAVARGGKLAGWLGTGENGSGPSGSPGSRRGPGSH is encoded by the coding sequence TTGCTGGTCTGCTCGCTCGTGCTGCTCGTCGCCGTGGCGGCGGTGCGCGTCTCGTCACGCAGCGGCCTCCCCAGCCTGCTCATCTACCTCGGCATAGGCATCGCGATAGGCCAGGACGGCATCGGCAACGTCGTCTTCGACAACGCCGAGCTGACCCAGGTCATCGGCTATGCCGCGCTCGTCGTGATCCTCGCCGAGGGCGGTCTGGGCACCAAGTGGAAAGAGATCAAGCCGGCGCTGCCGGCCGCGATCATGCTGTCACTGGTGGGCGTGGCGATCAGCGTGGGCGTGACGGCGGCGGGGGCGCACTACCTGGTCGGGCTGGAGTGGCGCCAGGCCCTGCTGATCGGCGCGGTCGTCTCCTCGACCGATGCGGCGGCCGTCTTCTCCGTGCTGCGCAAGGTCCCGCTCCCCTCCCGGATCACGGGTGTCCTGGAGGCCGAGTCCGGTTTCAACGACGCACCCGTCGTCATCCTGGTGGTGGCCTTCGCGACCGTCGGCCCGGTGGACGACTGGTACGTGCTGCTCGGCAAGATCGCGCTGGAGCTGGCCATCGGCGTCGCGATCGGCCTGACGGTCGGCTTCCTCGGCGCCTACGGCCTGCGGCACGTGGCACTGCCCGCCTCCGGCCTCTACCCGATCGCCGTGATGGCCATCGCGATCACGGCGTACGCGGCCGGCGCGATGGCGCACGGCTCCGGCTTCCTCGCGGTGTACCTGGCGGCGATGGTGCTCGGGAACGCCAAGCTCCCGCACTGGCCGGCCACCCGGGGGTTCGCCGACGGGCTCGGCTGGATCGCCCAGATCGGCATGTTCGTGCTGCTGGGCCTGCTGGTCACCCCGCACGAGCTGGTCCACGACTTCTGGCCCGCCGTGGTCATCGGGCTGGTGCTGACGATGGTGGCGCGGCCCCTGGAGGTCTTCGTCAGCCTGCTGCCCTTCCGGATTCCCTGGCAGGAGCAGGCCCTGATGTCGTGGGCGGGCCTGCGCGGAGCCGTGCCCATCATCCTGGCGACCATCCCGATGGTCTCCGGGATCGAGGGCAGCGAGCGCGTCTTCAACATCGTCTTCGTCCTGGTCGTCGTCTACACCCTGGTCCAGGGGCCGACCCTGCCCTGGCTGGCGCGCAAGCTGAACCTCGGGAAGGGCGAGGAGACCGCGTCCGACCTCGGCATCGAGTCGGCGCCGCTGGAGAAGCTGCGCGGACACCTGCTCTCCTTCGAGATCCCGCCGACCTCGCGGATGCACGGCGTGGAGGTGAGCGAGCTGCGGCTGCCGCCGGGGGCCTCGGTCACCCTGGTCGTCCGGGACGCGAAGAGCTTCGTACCACTGCCGTCGACCGTGCTGCGGCGCGGGGACGAGCTGCTGGTGGTGGCCACGGATCCGGTACGGGACGCGGCGGAGGCGCGGCTGCGGGCGGTGGCCCGGGGCGGCAAGCTGGCGGGATGGCTGGGCACGGGCGAGAACGGATCCGGGCCATCCGGTTCACCGGGTTCACGTCGAGGCCCCGGTTCCCATTAG
- a CDS encoding FmdB family zinc ribbon protein yields MPTYQYQCTECGEGLEAVQKFTDDALTVCPSCDGRLKKVFSAVGIVFKGSGFYRNDSRGASSSSTPASKPASGSSSSSTSTAAAAPAASSSSTSSSTSSSTSAA; encoded by the coding sequence GTGCCGACCTACCAGTACCAGTGCACCGAGTGCGGTGAGGGCCTTGAGGCCGTGCAGAAGTTCACCGATGACGCCCTGACCGTGTGCCCGAGCTGTGACGGACGCCTGAAGAAGGTGTTCTCCGCGGTCGGCATCGTCTTCAAGGGCTCCGGTTTCTACCGGAACGACAGCCGTGGCGCCTCGTCGAGCAGCACGCCTGCCTCGAAGCCCGCCTCCGGTTCGTCGTCGTCCTCGACGTCGACCGCTGCCGCCGCTCCCGCCGCTTCGTCCTCCTCGACGTCGTCGAGCACGAGCAGCTCCACGTCGGCCGCCTGA
- a CDS encoding carboxymuconolactone decarboxylase family protein — protein sequence MPRISLTPPRTLLMRIGSWYSRRTYGKVLDPGQAYGHHSRVLFSYVRLEQRAAKWNALDAGLKHLAVMAAAARINCSWCMDFGYWEGHELGVPTEKIERVPRWRESREVFTDLELLVMEYAEAMTETEPAVTDELAAELIARLGEAAFVELTAMVALENWRSRVNSAFGLTSQGFADACRIAAGP from the coding sequence ATGCCGCGTATCTCGCTCACCCCGCCCCGCACCCTCCTCATGCGCATCGGCTCCTGGTACTCGCGCCGTACGTACGGCAAGGTGCTCGACCCCGGCCAGGCCTACGGGCACCACTCGCGCGTGCTCTTCTCGTACGTCCGCCTGGAACAGCGGGCGGCGAAGTGGAACGCGCTCGACGCCGGTCTCAAGCACCTGGCCGTGATGGCGGCGGCGGCCCGCATCAACTGCTCGTGGTGCATGGACTTCGGCTACTGGGAGGGCCACGAGCTGGGCGTGCCGACGGAGAAGATCGAGCGGGTGCCGCGGTGGCGGGAGTCCCGCGAGGTGTTCACCGACCTGGAACTCCTCGTCATGGAGTACGCCGAGGCCATGACCGAGACCGAGCCGGCGGTCACGGACGAACTCGCCGCGGAACTGATCGCGCGGCTCGGCGAGGCGGCGTTCGTCGAGCTCACCGCGATGGTCGCCCTGGAGAACTGGCGCTCGCGCGTCAACAGCGCCTTCGGCCTGACCAGTCAGGGCTTCGCGGACGCCTGCCGGATCGCGGCCGGGCCGTGA
- a CDS encoding MFS transporter: protein MTSAVTTDKSARPGYGKLLRTPGALGFVLPGFAARLPFGMLTISILLLVQHTTGSYGSAGIVAAVTGVSMALSAPLMGIFTDRLGQSAVLLPVVLAHAAAVSGLTALALLGAPVWALALAAVPAGASVPQVGPMVRARWAAKLEGSPLLPTAAAFESVTDEFTFVVGPVLATALCTGVHPAAGLATEATLTLLGGLLFAAQRATQPKPHAPSATGEKRAFALSFPGLRVLIFAFLGIGAVFGGMQVSLAAFSDEIGNPGANGLLYGVFAAGNMIAGIAMGAIAWKIGPRRRLILGYIGLTAAASVLWAAHSIILLGALGLVVGLFIAPALITGYTMVEQLVPAGARTEAFTWLTGSIAFGQAIAVTLAGRLTDAHGSSFGFLVPMAATALALTTLLALRGKLAPKAPSRIVNSSGPGAAPAAPATPATSSPTSRQRLNERGMGHRVPVTVD from the coding sequence GTGACATCCGCGGTCACGACCGACAAGTCCGCCCGCCCCGGCTACGGGAAGCTCCTGCGCACGCCCGGCGCCCTCGGCTTCGTACTCCCCGGCTTCGCAGCCCGACTCCCCTTCGGCATGCTGACCATCAGCATCCTGCTGCTGGTCCAGCACACCACCGGTTCCTACGGCAGCGCCGGCATCGTCGCCGCCGTCACCGGCGTCTCCATGGCGCTGTCCGCGCCCCTGATGGGCATCTTCACCGACCGCCTCGGCCAGAGCGCCGTCCTGCTGCCCGTGGTCCTCGCGCACGCCGCCGCCGTCAGCGGCCTGACCGCGCTCGCCCTGCTGGGGGCGCCGGTCTGGGCCCTGGCACTGGCCGCCGTACCCGCCGGCGCCTCGGTGCCGCAGGTCGGACCGATGGTCCGGGCGCGCTGGGCCGCCAAGCTGGAGGGCTCGCCCCTGCTGCCGACGGCCGCCGCCTTCGAGTCCGTCACCGACGAGTTCACCTTCGTCGTCGGCCCGGTCCTGGCGACCGCGCTGTGCACCGGCGTCCACCCGGCGGCCGGCCTGGCCACCGAGGCCACGCTGACGCTGCTCGGCGGTCTGCTCTTCGCGGCCCAGCGGGCCACCCAGCCCAAGCCGCACGCCCCGTCGGCCACCGGTGAGAAGCGCGCCTTCGCGCTGTCCTTCCCGGGCCTGCGCGTCCTGATCTTCGCCTTCCTCGGGATCGGCGCCGTCTTCGGCGGCATGCAGGTCTCGCTCGCCGCCTTCTCCGACGAGATCGGCAACCCCGGGGCCAACGGCCTGCTCTACGGCGTCTTCGCCGCCGGCAACATGATCGCCGGCATCGCCATGGGCGCCATCGCCTGGAAGATCGGCCCGCGCCGCCGGCTGATCCTGGGCTACATCGGCCTCACCGCCGCCGCGTCCGTCCTGTGGGCCGCCCACTCGATCATCCTGCTGGGCGCGCTCGGCCTGGTCGTCGGCCTGTTCATCGCCCCGGCGCTGATCACCGGCTACACGATGGTCGAGCAGCTGGTCCCCGCGGGCGCCCGGACCGAGGCCTTCACCTGGCTGACCGGTTCGATCGCCTTCGGGCAGGCCATCGCCGTCACCCTGGCCGGCCGCCTGACGGACGCGCACGGGTCCTCGTTCGGCTTCCTGGTGCCCATGGCGGCCACCGCGCTCGCGCTGACCACCCTGCTGGCGCTGCGCGGGAAGCTGGCCCCGAAGGCCCCGAGCCGGATCGTGAACTCGTCCGGTCCGGGCGCCGCGCCCGCGGCCCCGGCCACGCCGGCCACCTCCTCGCCGACCTCCCGTCAGCGGTTGAACGAGCGTGGGATGGGTCACCGCGTGCCGGTGACGGTGGACTGA